CGACGCCGACGATGcggaagcgacggcggcgcagcggaatAATTTCTCCCAGCCTCTTCTATTCTCCGATGACGATCTACTCCGACGTCAACGGAGAGGCTGGGGAAACCTGTCCAGGAGTCGAGGGCCGGCGCATCGTCGTGTTCTTCAGGTGATGATGTTGTTGACCCTGTTAATCTCGAGGAAGATGATCTTTGGTGAAAATCTGAGCTTTGCTCGGGTTGCCGGCGGTGGAATCGAAGGATGCGTCGTGGGTACGGGAGTTGGCCGGTGCGCCAGGGAGGCAGTGTACTCGGCTGATTCGCCTAGAAGTAAGCCCTCATCTGCGGCCTCCACCTTGTGGAGATTGGCTCTGGTGCCAGACGACGATTGGGAAGCGGCTTCGGCGGTGGTGACGAACGGATCTCTGAAGGTtttgaggaagatgaacaggagttttgaacttctttataatttttcttttctttggattCCTGTTTGTAAAAAGGCCGGTGTAATGCGCTAAGATGAATACATTTTCCTTCTAAAAAAACGAGAGGCATGCTGCGAATCCCGAAATGCAGGTGCGGGGGCCAACATACATGAGGAAAAAGTATGTTGATCCAGCCCAAAACAGTGGACATGCGGCAGGCCCTCAGTGATCCAGCCCATTATTACCATTGCAACACTGGTCCATTTACGAGCAATACAACAAGTAAGGCCTAACAACAAGTACTGTAGTACACTCTctatcaacttttttttttttgcgaggacacTCTCTATCAACTTCAAGCTGAAGTTGTGAGTACCAGTGCTACAGATAGTAGTACCCGCTTTTCACGACAGGATTAAATTCAGTTCAACCTTTTAGGCACACaaattaggccgtgtttagttttttacatgtaaaaattttgcgttggaatcttactaatttgaagtactaaatgaagtctatttacaaaactttttgcataaatggattgtaaatcacgagacgaatctaatgatgctaattaatgaaCACAGGGTAACTAAGCAAAATGTGTCACCAACCAGCTTCACGCACCACGCGCGCAGTAAGGCCCTGTGTTCGTGAGAATATCAGGAAGGCATCTGGTCAATGTATTTTTTACAGGAAGATTACCAGGCCTGCTGATAGCATTTCGGAGGCGGTTAGTAAGGTACAGGAAGGGAGGAAACGTCCTATGTCCTCTGATGATCGTAAGTTCAAGAGGTTGCCGCGTAATGAAGGCGCATCCATCAAGGCAGAAACTGTCTCACcgggaaagagaaagagagtggAGAAAGTAGTGGCAATGGAGATGGATAGTCAGCAGGCTGTGAAGCTGGGAAGGAAGGATAGTGTGTCGGTGTCCACTGTTGATGATGCGGGGCTGACGGTTCAGCCCTACGGGAACCAATGAAGATTATTGCTTGGAACTGTCGGGGGTTGGGTAACGCCCCGGCAGTTCGGGGGCTTCTGAGGTGTCAGAAGTCCGAAGTGGGGGACATCCTATTCTTATCCGAGACCAAAATGAACGAGAAGAGGATGGAGGTAATGAGAAAAAAGTTGGGGATGGCTCGTATGGAGGTGGTGGATTGTGAaggtagggggggggggggggggggggggttgctgTGTTGTGGAGGGAGGGGATCGATTTGCAGCTCCGGACTAAGTCTAAATACCATATTGATATGGAGGTAACTATGCCAGGAGAGGCAAAGTGGAGGTTTACCGGTATTTATGGGGAAGCAAAGTCTGAACTCAAAACCAGAACATGGGAGACCTTGAGGCGTCTCTTTTCTGAATCTTCAGAATCCTTGCCTTGGCTTTGCACTGGGAATTTCAATGAGATTTTGTATCACCATAAAAAGGAAGGTGGAGTTCCACGTGCTCAAGCTTTTTTGGACAGGTTTAAAGGGGTGTTGGAGGAGTGCGAGCTCCATGATCTGGGCTTTGTTGGTGATGTGTTCACATGGAGTTCCACGTGCTCAAGCTTTGTTAGCAGTTGAGTAATAAGATTACACTCAAAAAAAACTTCAAGCTGAAGTTACTGACAAATCAAAGCAATTATTAGAAATCATCAGTGGTAGATAGGAGTAGAGTACTATATACTACACCGGCTAGCATCATTAATTAATGCAGTGGTATGGCCAGGCCAAGCGACACCACCTTGTTCGATCGCTCTACTTAATTTCCAGGATGCAGCAGATGGAATAACGCCGGCCCCTGCTGCTTGTCCGTGTCTCTCGGTTACTGTACAGTTGACACCAAACGCTGTTATGTTATGGGTCTCTGCCAAAAACCAAATGCATCCATGTTCACCAATCAATTCGGAACCAGCTACCAAATAACGTACGCTTTGCGTTGGTTGGTCTACCGATCAATCGAGCTAGTATGGCTAGCTAGCTTCTGTGTGTGTTCGATCAGCGGTCAAAGCATACCGGATCTTACGCTGCTGAATGATGTGTGCATGCATCCCTACATGTTAATTCTTACATAATAGTATATATTCAGATATTGATTAAAATAGAGCTGCATCAGCGTCAGATGTAGGCATGGCCAGTATACTTTCTGCTGCGTACTGACGACGATACGAGAGTACCAAACAGTACTACTGCTAGCTGACTGGTATGTGTGTGCTGGGAATGTAACTGTGGAGGTGAAAATAACAACAGGACAATGGGATCATGGGGAGAGGCCGGAGGTAAAAGCAAAAGGAGTCAAAAGTTACTGACTTTTTGCCCTACTATGTGATACGACTATTCCTGCATGATGCTGATGATCGCGCGCACGGATACATACTACATCCTGGCATATTATTTACAAGACCAAAATCATGCATGTTTGAGTTATATATTATCTCTTTTCAAGAACGCTCTCCCCGTCTACGTGAAGTAGGAAAGTAAAGTTCTATGCTCCTGATAAATTGATACACACACTGCTAGAAAACTCTTCATTAGTACCGGGCAGGAACCCCCAGTTAATACCGGTTTCCTGTCTGGTACCGCCTGGTCGGTACTAAGTGTGCcggcacttagtaccggtcgggcTGCTCGGTACTAAAAAGCACATTTAGTACTGGTTGGTAAcatcaaccggtactaaactaccTGCCACGCAGCGGCACCTGGTGCGACCATTTAGTACACCAACCGGtattaagtttttttttgttttttgtttaatTAGATttctattcttttctttttcggttTCAATTCGTATTCTTATTCGTATTTGTGGCCGTTTGCATATTCGTATTCATATTTATCATCCTTTTTCGTATCTAGCATACGAAAGGCTACatatattatatttatatacacTTGAAATATTATAATTACTTTTAATATATAATAATGCACTTGGGATTCATAAAATATTTACAATATGCCATGAACATAAGTTTTTTCTgataaatttgtaaaaaaaaatactagttGTCCTCTTcatcttttctatttcaatCCAGTGGACCCACACTTATCCTAGGATCCGCATAAAATTCTTCCTTTGGATGTATGACCTCATCTAGCAGGAATCCACATATTGATTCTTGAATTACTttgattctttccggttcgatgaggCCCTCTGACAGCTGCCAAATCTGTCAAGTGCAAACACCAATATTTTCAATTTATACCCATATGGAATTAAATGCAAGAAATTGTTATTAATGTTATATATACATCGAATTTATGTTGTGTCATCCTCTTGGGGCTGCAAAAATAATGCATGTGTTCACATACATAGTAGCCACCTAGGTTGTTTCCTTGCTCCTGTCTCAAACGCTCAGGATCTAATGTTTTAAAATCActcgaaggaaaaaaaaatgctcTTTTATTGAATTGCGTTTTGTTTAGGTGCATGGTAGTATTTCAATTGCACTCCCATGATTATATATACTCGAAACATTACTGGTGAATTATTATATGTGGTACGTGGTTTTGTTTCATAATGTGTTTTGTAGCTAGCTAAGGGCATGGAGAGATAATTCCTCACTATGTAAGAATATTAGAGGGCTCCGGGATAAGATATATAGTTTTATAATATTCAATTGTTAATTAAACTATGTACGAATCTTACCAAGTATGAATTTGAGTCTCAAGAGAAACAACATAGAACGCATGAGATGAAACGAGCTGTTTTATTTGAGCTATAAATAATTCAataaaaaactttgaacatATAGTTTCATTCCATGTGGGGAAAAGACTCATATACCCTTTAATTATTTTTCAGTTTCTTTAATTAATCTGTCTTAGATCAATGGTTGAAACAAATCAATGGAAAAAGTACTATTAAGTACTACTAGTACCTCCCAATCACCAGAACAGGTCTCTATACCTTACCAATTAAAGTTCAACTTTAAACACTATCTACTCTAGCTTGAGACACTCACTTGTAAGCATAATAAAAAAGCATCccaatttcaaattcaaataaattggaGTTTGAACACAAGTAGGCATGACCTTTTACCATGAAATTTAAAGCTTGAGAGAAAGATATGTAATCTCGATCTCTTtgtgaaaagaagaagagaaagggaaTGGGTCTATTAAGATGTACTCTTAAAATTCGTCCAAATTATTAAAACCAAAATTTATAAATCGCCTTCACTACACAATATAGACATAATAAAATATTGTTCATGTATGAATACTATATGTTCTAGATCGCCAAATAATATTCTTGGTTCGATGTGgttcatactccctccgtcccacaaagactgttcgtttagaaaatttcagacatatTACTAGTAGTGGAAGATGACCATGTTACCCCTTATTAACCATAGCAGTTGTGATTGAAAACTgcgctatttatttgatttcctAGGTCCTCAAAAAATGCAAATGCATTGGAACgataaaaataaacatttgattgGCTCCATGTATGCCCTTCtctatgcaattatttttcttGGTATTTGATATTGCTTTAATTGACGAACTTTACTACAATCTACATGAATAATTTTTGTGAGACAAAATTTGAAGGCTAAATGAACAGTCTTTGTGGGACGGAGGAAATATGATTTTCACTACTGTCCATAATCACGCACAGTAAACATTTCTACTTGCGTCCAGCTCTAACCTTTTATTTTGACCGAGGTTGGTCCAGTCCAGCCATGTCGTCTAAGATCTCGACCAATCACAATCCCCACTTTAACTTGAACTGACTTTACCAAAAAGATAATAATTAACCCAACGCCGGCCGCAGTAACACACAGCCGGGTACACCGCCACCACGCCAGCTTGTCTCATTGGGTTACCTAGCTAGTTGCCTCCCTGATCAGCGTGATCACCACCACCATTGTTCAATTCGCGCAGAGTGCACACATCAATGGAGCTGTAGATAAAGACTGTAGAGCGCGCGTCCCCACCCACAAAGCCACAGCCATCGTGATGAAGGGTAGTACTCTCCCTGTAGCTAGCTAGCACCAAGGGGCCCGACGCGATGCGATAGCCGCCAGTGAGGGCGcacgcctctccctctcctctccggcCGATCCCTTTCACAGTGCTTTCACCCTACACCCAAGCCTGCCTTTTCCATCGTCTTCCTCCCTCCACAGTCGCCCGTGCGCTGTGCTCCCCTCCTTTCTTGCCGCCTGCTGCTTTCCCCTCCAAAATCCGCGCCTTATCTCTCCGGAAAGCCCGGCCGATTCgtcgccccggccggcctctcccggCAGCCAGCCAGCGGCCAGCTGCTGCACATGAGATCATGAGCTCGGAGGACTCGCTCAAGTCCCTCTCGCTCGACTACCTCAACCTGCTCATCAACGGGCAGGCCTTCAGCGACGTCGCCTTCAGCGTCGAGGGCCGCCTCGTGCACGCCCACCGCTGCGTCCTCGCCGCGCGCAGCCTCTTCTTCCGCAAGCTCTTCTGCGGCCTCGACCCCAACCAccagcccccgccgccgccgcccctcggcTCGCCCGGCGCCCGGCCCGCGGGCGCCGCGCCGGAGCTCGTCATCCCCGTCAGCTCGATCCGGTACGAGGTGCTCGTCCTCGTGCTGCAGTTCCTCTACAGCGGCCAGGCGTCGGTGGCGGCGCCCAAGAGCGGGCCGCTCCCCGGCTGCGGCGCCAGGGGATGCTGGCACACCCGCTGCGGTGCCGCCGTCGACCTCGCCCTCgacaccctcgccgccgcgcgctccttCGGCGTCGAGCAGCTCGCGCTGCTGGTCCAGGTGGGGATTCAATTTCGTCTCGGGATCTGCAGGCTACCAAACACCTCCATCGATTAAGCATCCGTCAGGGTCGCTAGCTGCTTAGGCCTTCCCCCTGCAAGATTGAAGCTGGAGCATCAATTCAAGATGGAGGCAGAGAATCGCCTGTGCTCACGCTGAGCTGAtgagcagctgctcctgcatgcaTGCTCGACTAGATCCCTAGGTTGCCACTTTGCCTTTCCGATTCATGGCCTACTACTGTGCCCTCTGAGCCTGCGCCAGTATCATCGGCAGAATCCCTCCATCAGTGCTCCCTCGAGCTCTCTCTTCTCGCATTATTCtatccatttttttttcattgcgTCGTGTGTGTGGAATCTGAGATGGGGGAGTGTCCTGGCAGGCAGGTTGCAGCTGCAGGGGACTGGTCGTCTCTAGTCTCTCACAGTCTCGCTTGCTTTTCttctggctgtgtttagattcgtaaaatagtggtaaaaagagtcacatcggacactgtagcatactgtagcacttttcgtttgtttgtggtaattgttgtcctatcatgacctgactaggctcaaaagattcatctcgtcgtgtacatcaaaactgtgtaattaatttttttatttacctatatttaatacttcatgcatgaggtaaaagatttgatgtgataggtaaaTAGTGAAGTTAGAAATTttgaatctaaacacagcctctgCCGCTTCGCGTCTGCACACTGCACCTGTCATCACTCATGGATCGAGCCTCTGACTCATCTTTACTAGGAAGGGTCTCGTCACGCCCTTGTTTATGTCTGCTGTCCCTTCCTGCATCACATCCCATTGCACGTTCGGCATTTcatttcattgcaatttgcaTCGATCGCTAGGGTTTCTCGGTGATCGATCCAACCAGCAACTCCTCGATGCATGCCGTGCATCATTTCCAAAACACCTTGCCGTACAGTCAAGCTCCATGCTGCACATATTGCTGCAATGAGAACTACTATGTGTGCAGTACACTCTGATCGATTAGGCACTTCATTTTATGCTGCTAATAATCGCTGCAATTTCTGTCTGATTAATGGGGAATCTGGTACTAACCGTGATCAATTTAATTTTGGCGCATTGCAGAAGCAGCTGGAGAGCATGGTGAAAGAGGCGTCCGTGGACGACGTGATGAAGGTGCTCATGGCGTCGCGCAAGTTCGAGATGCAGGAGCTCTGGGCCACCTGCTCCCACCTGGTGGCGCGTTCCGGCCTCTCCGCTGATCTCCTCGCCAAGCACCTCCCCATCGACGTGGTCGCCAAGATTGAGGAGATCCGCGCCAAgtccccggtcgccgccgccaacaCGCCGTGCTCGCCGTTCCTCACCCACCACTACCTGCCCATCAACGCGGCGTCCTCGGCGGCGGACCGCGACCACAAGATCCGGCGCATGCGGCGAGCCCTGGACGCGGCCGACATCGAGCTCGTCAAGCTGATGGTCATGGGCGAAGGCCTCGACCTCGACGACGCGCTCGCCGTCCACTACGCCGTCCAGCACTGCAGCCGCGACGTCGTCAAGGCGCTGCTCGAGCTCGGCGCGGCCGACGTCCACTCCCGCGCCGGGCCGACGGGGAAGACCGCGCTGCACCTGGCGGCCGAGATGGTCTCCCCCGACATGGTGTCCGTCCTCCTGGACCACCACGCCGACCCCAACGCCAGGACGCTCGACGGCGTCACCCCGCTGGACGTGCTCCGCAGCCTCACCTCCGAGTTCCTCTTCAAGGGCGCCGTGCCGGGGCTGACGCACATCGAGCCCAACAAGCTCAGGCTGTGCCTCGAGCTCGTGCAGTCCGCGGTGATGGTGACCACGCGCGACGAGATCGAGGGCGCgcccggcgcgggcggcgaagTCGGGGGAAGCGACGGCGGGAATTTCCCAAGGAGCGACGCCGACGACAGCTTGGTGAGCCTGACAATGAACTCCACGCTCATGTACCAGGGccaggagatggcggcggcggtcgccggCGATGCGAGGAAAGGGAACAGCGACCGGGGGAGCCCGTCCAACTTGTACTTCCCCAATGGCTTCCCTTAATAAGTAATCCTTATCTAGCATAttgtctttttttatatatccaTGGATCTTTCTCAAGCTCTGTTCGATCTTTTGTGCGCATTTTTATTTGAAACGGCGTAGCTAGTTAGCTACTGTTTAACTAGGAGATGTGAGCAAGAATTTCGTGGTATTTGATGTGGATTATTGTTCGATCTTGAGTGACTGATCGATTGGGCAGCAACTGTTGTTTTATTCAAATTCTCCAATCTCCATGGTGTGTGATGAACAATCTTGCAAGTTGCAATGTGGCTTCATTCAATCCTGTCCAGAACTTGCTAGTTAGCTCCAGTAGTAGTGTACAGCAGCAAGCTTGAGGATTTAGCTGTTGGTGTTTTTACATGCCTTTATGCAATGCAGCTTTTGGAGACTGTAGAAGCCTTTGGACGCTAGGAAAGCGGATCTAAGAGTGGAGTTGAATAGCACAGGAATTCCACATACATTTCTCCTGTTATGTAGCTACTATGCCCACAAATCTTTATTCTATACAACTATTTTGAGATCAACTGTGCCCCATAGATATAGGTTTCTCTTTTAGTTTTAACTGAAATGCGTTCCATTGGACAGGCTTCATTAGTTTCAGCAATTCAATTAGCATATGGTTCGTACAGCATTAGGAGTAATACATACTATGTCCAACATGGTCAGCGACAACCCAGTTAAAACATGAGCTTTGCCAGTAGGTCACTGGAGAGAATATATATGCCACAAACAATGGACGTCTACATGCATGTAGTCAAATATGAgaattaattatatatattgatTTGCACTTCTAGTACTGTTTCGTGATTGCTTCTTATAAATTTTTATCACTGGTTAATTGGTTACT
The genomic region above belongs to Panicum virgatum strain AP13 chromosome 8N, P.virgatum_v5, whole genome shotgun sequence and contains:
- the LOC120686311 gene encoding BTB/POZ domain and ankyrin repeat-containing protein NH5.2-like is translated as MSSEDSLKSLSLDYLNLLINGQAFSDVAFSVEGRLVHAHRCVLAARSLFFRKLFCGLDPNHQPPPPPPLGSPGARPAGAAPELVIPVSSIRYEVLVLVLQFLYSGQASVAAPKSGPLPGCGARGCWHTRCGAAVDLALDTLAAARSFGVEQLALLVQKQLESMVKEASVDDVMKVLMASRKFEMQELWATCSHLVARSGLSADLLAKHLPIDVVAKIEEIRAKSPVAAANTPCSPFLTHHYLPINAASSAADRDHKIRRMRRALDAADIELVKLMVMGEGLDLDDALAVHYAVQHCSRDVVKALLELGAADVHSRAGPTGKTALHLAAEMVSPDMVSVLLDHHADPNARTLDGVTPLDVLRSLTSEFLFKGAVPGLTHIEPNKLRLCLELVQSAVMVTTRDEIEGAPGAGGEVGGSDGGNFPRSDADDSLVSLTMNSTLMYQGQEMAAAVAGDARKGNSDRGSPSNLYFPNGFP